One Thermicanus aegyptius DSM 12793 DNA segment encodes these proteins:
- a CDS encoding PD-(D/E)XK nuclease family protein has product MIFSYSRLKLYETCPFRFYLKYVEGREEPVTKPLALGKAVHKAIELIIQGEEKDVAIIQGLAESEFHPEVSVQEVQWFVERAPVREGMGKVETHFELPLEDSPNSPVLQGFTDLYYYTGPAGVPVIVDWKTNRRPYDALKNHQLPLYAWALMKMKKVSSVIGYLYFLRFQQRNPNPYALFTEETIEPSRQWALKLAKEIEDKVFLAEIFPDERDSFFPPKPSALCKFCPFVLECYQKFH; this is encoded by the coding sequence TGGAGGGAAGAGAGGAGCCGGTGACCAAACCCCTGGCTTTGGGAAAGGCGGTTCATAAGGCGATTGAGCTCATCATCCAGGGGGAAGAGAAAGACGTTGCCATCATCCAAGGACTGGCGGAGTCGGAATTTCACCCTGAAGTATCGGTACAAGAGGTTCAATGGTTCGTCGAAAGGGCTCCTGTCAGAGAGGGGATGGGAAAAGTGGAAACCCATTTTGAACTTCCTCTCGAAGATTCGCCGAATAGTCCGGTGCTCCAAGGATTCACCGACCTGTACTATTATACCGGACCGGCGGGTGTTCCGGTCATTGTTGATTGGAAAACGAACCGAAGACCTTACGACGCACTAAAAAATCATCAGTTACCCCTTTACGCATGGGCGCTGATGAAAATGAAAAAGGTTTCATCGGTGATCGGGTATCTTTACTTCTTACGGTTCCAGCAAAGAAATCCGAACCCCTATGCCCTGTTCACCGAAGAAACCATTGAACCATCCAGACAATGGGCGCTCAAACTTGCAAAAGAAATCGAAGACAAGGTTTTCCTTGCGGAAATATTTCCCGATGAAAGGGATTCATTTTTTCCGCCGAAACCTTCGGCCTTGTGCAAGTTTTGCCCATTTGTTTTGGAATGCTACCAAAAATTCCACTAA